In Nitrospiria bacterium, the DNA window CTTTCTGCGGATCACGCTTCAGAGCCAGGGCTATCGTCTGCTGGAGGCCGCTACGGCTCAAGAAGGCTTGACCCAGGCCGCCACGCAGCATCCCGATCTGATTCTTCTCGATTTGGGGCTGCCGGATCTCGACGGCCTGGCGGTCACCCAAGAATTGCGCGAATGGACACCGACGCCCATCATCGTCCTTTCCGCGCGCGAGCAGGAACAGGACAAAGTCCGGGCGCTCGATGCCGGCGCGGACGATTATCTCACGAAGCCCTTCAACGCCGCCGAACTCCTGGCCCGAATCCGCGTCGCCCTGAGACACGCGGCCCGGCAGAAAGGGGGCCAGAACGAGCCCGTCTTCACCCTGAATAATCTCCGGGTCGACCTGGCGAAGCGGCAGATCCACCTCGGCGACAAGGAAGTCCACCTGACCCCGACCGAGTACAAATTGCTTACGGTCTTGATACGACACGCCGGCAAGGTCGTCACCCACCGTCAGCTGTTGAGGGAAGTTTGGGGTCCCGCTCAGGAGAATGAGGTGCAATATCTGCGCGTTCATATGGCCCATCTCCGCCATAAACTCGAATCCGATCCGGCGCGGCCGAGCTTCCTGATAAA includes these proteins:
- a CDS encoding response regulator, translated to MAAGKELILLIEDELQMRRFLRITLQSQGYRLLEAATAQEGLTQAATQHPDLILLDLGLPDLDGLAVTQELREWTPTPIIVLSAREQEQDKVRALDAGADDYLTKPFNAAELLARIRVALRHAARQKGGQNEPVFTLNNLRVDLAKRQIHLGDKEVHLTPTEYKLLTVLIRHAGKVVTHRQLLREVWGPAQENEVQYLRVHMAHLRHKLESDPARPSFLINEPGIGYRLKYDPEGPAP